The Streptomyces sp. NBC_00286 nucleotide sequence GGCAAAGACGGAATACGGCGTTCCACGCGTTGTCGCCCGCGTCAACAACCCCAAGAACGAGTGGCTGTTCAACGAGTCCTGGGGCGTCGACGTAGCCGTCTCGACCCCCCGCCTGATGTCGGCCCTGGTAGAGGAGGCGGTCAGCGTAGGCGACCTGGTCCGCCTCCTCCGCTTCAGCCACGGCGACGCCAACCTCGTAGAGCTGACGCTCCCCCCGGAATCGGCCCTGGCAGGCACCCGGGTAGGCGACGTGGAATGGCCCGAGGACACCTCCCTGGTCACCATCATCCGCGGCACCCGAGTCCTGACCCCCACAAGGGAGGACTCCCTGGAGGCGGGCGACGAGCTGCTGTTCGTGGCGGCCCAGGCCAGGGAGGAGCAGCTGGAGGATCTGCTGTCGGTGCGGCGGGAGGATGCGGTCGGCTGATTGCCTGAGAAAGACGGCGCCCCGGCAAGTCGGGGCGCCGTCTTTCTTTTTTCAGCCCGTCTGGGGGCACCTCTGGGGGTACCCCCAGCGGTAGCTGGGGGAGGTAGCTGGGGGAGTTTGAGGACGAGGCCGTTCAGGCCGATGGGGGTCTGGGGCGCAGCCCCAGTGGGGTCCAGGGGCGGAGCCCCGGGGATGGGACGGGTAGGGGCGGCGGGGGCGATCTACTTCTCGACGCCAGCCCGCTGCGCAGCCTGGCGTTCCTTCTCCGCCCGCTCCTCCGCCTCCATCTCGGCGAACACATCAATAGGCGCAGGCGCCTTCGCCAGGAAGACCCAGGTAAGCCAAACCGCCAACAGGAACGGCGGAATCTTCAACGCAACGAGCACCCAGCCCAGTTGCGTCGTATCCGCCCACCAGTACAGCGGAAACAGAATCGCGCACTTGGCAAGCAGAATCGCCCCCCACGCGTAACTAGCCTTGGCGTACGCCTTCTTGCGCCCAGGATTACGCGTCCGCCAGGACAGATTCTCCTTGAACACCGGCCCAAGGATCAGCCCGATCAGCGGCACACCCGCAAGCGTCGTGATGATGTACGCGAGCCCCAGCCCCAACGTGTAGAGCATGCCCGGCAGATAAAAGTCCTTGGCGTTGCCGGTCATCATCGCGAAGACCACGCCGAAGGCCACCCCGAAAACGCCACTGAAGGCGTGCTTGACGGTGTCCTTCATGACCAGCCGCACCACGACGAGCAGCACAGATACCCCGAGGGCCGCGATGGCCGCGGAGTGCAGATCCTTGTTGACCGTGTAGATCGTGACGAAGAGCAGGCCGGGCAAGACCGTCTCGATCATGCCTCGCAGACCGCCGAACGCCTCGAAGAGCGCGGCCTCCGTCACCGCCCGCGAGTCATGGGCGTCGTCTTCGGTCGGCTTGTCGAGCGACGTCACCGGCTACTCCCGTCCGAGGGGTCTGAGTTCGTACTTCGGATTGAACAGCACCCGGCGGCCCCGGCTCATCGAGATCCGGCCCGATGCGATCAGCTTGCGCCCCGGTTCGATTCCCACGATGGAGCGCCTGCCGAGCCACACCACGTCCAGGGCGGCCGAACCGTCGAACAGCTCGGCCTCCAGAGCCGGGACACCGGCCCTCGGGCGCAGCGTGACCGTGCGCAAGGTACCAGTAACGGTCACTATCTGTCGGTCATGTGCGTCACCGATACGCGTACAGCCGGCGGTCTCGGTGTCTTCGCGCAGCTCCTCCGACTCGAGGTCCTCCTGCGACGAGGAGAGCCGGTCGAGCATCCGCCGGAACCGGCCCGGCGGCCTTTCGGAACGGGGAACAGCACTCATGTCTGAAGCGTACCGGGGGCCGCTGACAGCTTCGTACCCCCTGGACTTACCCATAGAACTAACGCTCGAATCGACTCACCTCTCGAACCGGTACCCCATCCCCGGCTCCGTGATGCTGCATCCCCCGGGGGCAACCCCCAGACCCCCGGCCGCCTTGCAGCTCACCTTTCGAACCGGTAACCCATGCCCGGCTCGGTAATGAAGTGCCGCGGATGCGAAGGATCCCCCTCCAGCTTCCTGCGCAGCTGAGCCATGTACACCCGCAGGTAGTTCGTCTCCGTCCCGTACGAGGGCCCCCAGACCTCCTGGAGCAGCTGCTTCTGGCTGACCAGGCGGCCCGTATTGCGCACGAGCACCTCCAAGAGGTGCCACTCCGTGGGGGTCAGGCGCACATCGCGCCCCGCCCGGTTGACCTTCTTGGCGGACAGGTCGACGGTGAAGTCCTCGGTCTCCACGATCACTTCGTCCTCGCCCGCCCCGTTCGGCTCCGCGCGGCGGACGGCGGCCCGCAGCCGGGCGAGCAGCTCGTCCATGCCGAAGGGCTTGGTGACGTAGTCGTCGGCGCCTGCGTCGAGGGCCTCGACCTTCTCGTCCGAGGAGTGCCGGGCGGACAGCACCAGGATCGGTACGCGCGTCCAGCCCCGCAGCCCCTTGATCACCTCGACGCCGTCCATGTCGGGCAGGCCCAGGTCGAGCACGATCACGTCGGGGTGGCGGGCGGCCGCGAGCTGGAGCGCGGTGGCGCCGTCGGCGGCCGCGTCGACCTCGTACTTGCGCGCCTTGAGGTTGATCACGAGGGCTCGGGTGATCTGCGGCTCGTCGTCGACCACGAGGACGCGGGTCATGAAGCCTGCCTTTCCGGTTCTGCGGGTTGTGCGAGTTCTGCGGGTCGTCCGGAACGGGACGGCCCCGCCCGGACGGTGAGCACCATGGTGAGGCCGCCACCGGGAGTGTCCTCGGCGTCGAGCGTGCCGCCCATCGCCTCGGCGAAGCCACGGGCGACCGCGAGCCCGAGGCCCACGCCGGCACCGCGCGGAGCGTCCCCATAGCGCTGGAAGGGCCCGAAGATCCGCTCCTTGGCCTCGTCCGGAACGCCGGGCCCGCGGTCCACCACCCGCACCTCGACGCGCTCTCCGAGCGTGCTGGCGGCCGCCAGCACCGGCTCGCCGTCGGGGCTGTACTTCACGGCGTTCTCAACGATGTTGGCGACCGACCGCTCCAACAGCCCCGGATCGACTGCGACCATGGGCGGCGTCTCGGGGATCTCCAGTTGGACGCTGTCCTCGGGTACGCCGCCCAGCGCCATCGGGACCACCTCGTCCAGGTCGATCTCCCGGATCAACGGCGTGACGGTCCCGGTCTGCAGCCGGGACATGTCCAGGAGATTGCCCACCAGGTGGTCAAGCCGGTCGGCGCCCGCCTCGATCCCTTCCAGGAGCTCGGCCTCGTCCTCCTCGGACCAGGCCACGTCATCGGACCGCAGCGACGACACGGCGGCCTTGATCGCGGCCAGCGGAGTGCGCAGATCATGGCTTACGGCGGCCAGCAGCGCCGTACGAATCCGGTTGCCCTCCGCCAGCGTGCGGGCCTGTTCGGCCTCCTGCTGAAGGCGGTACGTCTTGCCGACGCCCGGCGCCGCACCGAGATAGATCCGAAGCCTGCCGCGTCCCATGGTCCCATTGTCTTCCCGTAACAGCCGCACACGCTGCGTCGACCTTACGGCCAATCATCGGCGCCCACGCCTCGGAAAGCGGGCCCGGAGACGTCTTTGACGCAACCCTGATGCCCGCCCTGTGCGCCTCAGGACCAAGGCTCAGTGCTCGACGATCTCGCCGTCGCTCAGCTCCAGCACCCGGTCCGCCAGGTCGAGCAGCGCGGCATCGTGCGTGGCGACCAGCGCGGTGACCTGCTCGCTGCGCACGACCGCGCGCAGCAGCTCCATCACGGCGAGGCCGGTCTCCGCGTCGAGCTGGCCGGTGGGTTCGTCGGCGATGAGGAGCGAGGGCTGGTTGGCGAGAGCACGCGCGATGGCCACCCGCTGCTGCTGACCACCGGAGAGCTCACCGGGCCGCTGCGCCGCGTGATCGGCCAGACCGACCAGGGCGAGCAGCAGCTCGACGCGCTCCTCGCGCTCGCGCGGATGGGCCCGGCGCAGCCGCAGCGGGACGCCGACGTTCTCGGCGGCCGTCAAGATCGGGATGAGCCCGAAGGACTGGAAGACGAAGCCGATACGATCGCGGCGCAGCCGGAGCAGCCCCTCCTCCCCGAGCCCGGACAGGTCGAGCCCGTCCACGGTGATCCGCCCCTCGTCCGGCTCATCGAGCCCGCCGACGAGGTTCAGCAAGGTCGTCTTGCCGGATCCCGAACGGCCCTTGAGGGCGACGAGTTCGCCGCGCGGCACATGGAAGGAAACCCCGCGAAGGGCGTGTACGGCGGTGGCTCCCGTCCCGTACGACCGGTGGACGTTCTCGACGCGCACCATGGTCTCGGTGGCGATCACACCACTGCCGCTCATCCGTTCCTCCCCCGTCGGCCGGGCGCCAGTATGGTCACCGGGCACCCGGTCGGGCAATGGTGCGGCCCGGCTCGCCCATAAGCGCCCCATTGCCCTCATGTCCGCGTACGACGACGGGCCGCACCCCGGCGAAGGTGCGACCCCTGGTCGTAGATCCGTAAATCCGTGTCTATCGGTCCCGTCGTGCGCCCGCGTCTACCGGACCTCAGTGATCTCCGGCCCGCGCTGCAACTGCCCCATGCCCCCGGAGAAGCGGGAACCCGCCTGCTCCTCCTGCTGGACGCCCTCGGCGACCATCTGCGCGTCCTCCGGCAGCTTCAGCACGATCGGGTCGCGCGGGGCCATCGGGCCGTCACCGCGGACCACCACCGTGTCCCGGAAGATCTGTTCGAGCAGCCCGGCCGCCTGCGGCTGCACCGCGCCCTGCCCGGAGATCACTCCGCGCAGGAACCAGCGGGGACCGTCCACGCCGACGAACCGTACGACCTGGAAACCGCCGGTCCCGTCCGGCAGCTGCACCGGCACCTGGGCGCGCAGCTCCCAGCCCAGCGGGCCCTCGACCTCGTCGATGACACCGCCCTGCTGGGTGATGCCGGTGGCGATCTCCTCGCGCACCTCGCCCCAGATGCCCTCGCGCTTGGGTGCGGCGAAGGCCTGCAGCTGTACGGCGCTGTCCTTCAGCACCACGGTCGCCGCGACGATGGCGTCGCCCGCGACCTCCACACGCAGCTCCATGCCGTCGACCCCCGGCACGAAGAGGCCACCCAGATCGACCCGGCCCTCGGCCGGATCACGGACCTCGGAACTGTCCCAGGGACCGTCGGGGCGCGGCTTCGGTTCGAGCCGTACGCGCTCCTGCTCTGCGTCGTCCGCCTCAGTGTCGACTTCCTCAACAACGCCGTCGACCTGCTCGGCCTCGCTCGCCGCGTCCTCGGCGGCACTGCCCTTCTTGCGACGTCCGAACACGTCACTGTCCTTCCCGGTCGGATACGACCGAAGCGTATCGATTCCCACCCGTTGTGCCGTCCACGGCGGCATGCCCGCCGGTGGACCCGAAGCCCCCTGCGGCCCGTGTCGAGTCGGGAAGGTCCGCAACCTCCTGGAAGCGCACCTTCTCGACCTGCTGGACGACGAGTTGGGCAATCCGGTCGAAGCGCTCGAACCACACGGACTCGCGCGGGTCGAGATTCACCACGATCACCTTGATCTCTCCACGGTACCCGGCATCCACGGTCCCTGGGGCATTCACGAGGGCGACGCCGCAGCGGGCGGCCAGCCCGGAGCGGGGGTGCACGAAGGCCGCGTACCCCTCGGGGAGGGCGATGGACACTCCGGTGGGCAGCACGGCACGCTCGCCGGGCGCGAGTTCACAGCTTTCGGTCGTCCGCAGATCCGCGCCGGCGTCGCCGGGGTGCGCGTATTCCGGAAGCGGTACGTCCGGATCGACGCGCTTGATCAATACGTCGACGGGGCTCGAGGGCTCGGGTCGGGTCACGGGTTCACCTCGAAGGCGCGAGCTCGCCGGACCTGGTCCGGATCGTTCATGGCCGCCTGGATCTCCTCCTGGCGGCCGTTGTCGACGAAGTGGTCGACCTTGACCTCGATGAACAGGGCGTCCGCACGGACCGCGACCGGGCCGTCGGGGCCGCCTATCCGGCCGGTGGCCGTGGAGTAGATCTTCCGTCCGGCGACCGCCGTGACCTCGGCCTCCAGATGCAGCACCGTGTCCACGGGGACGGGCCGTACGAAGTCGGTCTCCAGGCGCCCGGTCACCGCGATCGTCCGCAGCAGCCAGTTCAGCGAGCCAAGCGTCTCGTCGAGCGCGCTCGCGAGGACGCCACCGTGGGCGAGGCCGGGCGCACCCTGGTGGGCGGTCTGCACGGTGAACTCGGCGGTGATCTTTACTCCTTCGCCCGCGCGGGCCGCGAGGTGCAGCCCGTGCGCCTGTCCGCCGCCGCAGCCGAAGCAGTGCTCGTAGTGCGCGCCGAGCAGTTCGCCGAGGGCGGGCGCGTCCGGGTGCCGCACCGGTGCCACGGCGTCGGCCGGGGGTCGCAGGGTCGAAGAGGTACCACTCACAGGCGCAGACCTTACCTCCGCGTCAGCGGCCCGTAAGCACCGTGGCAGGCTTGGCTTCATGCAGCTCTCCGCCTCGCCCTACGAAGAACGCCTGACCGCGCCCCGCACCTGGTGGCTCGTCTGCTTTCTGGTCGGCGTCTCGATGGCCCTGATCCTGCTGCCGTTCGGCGTGCTGCCCCTGCTGGGCGGCCTGGCAGGCGGTACGGCTGTCGCGGCGGTGGTGGCGAGTTCGTACGGCTCGGTCCGTATCCGTGTGGTGGGCGACTCGCTGATCGCGGGCGACGCGAAGATCCCGGTGTCGGCCCTGGGCGAGGCCCATGTACTCGACGCCGAGGAGGCGCGCGCCTGGCGCACGTACAAGGCGGACCCGCGCGCCTTCCTGCTGCTGCGCGCCTACATCCCCACGGCCCTGCGGGTGGAGGTCACGGATCCGGCGGACCCGACGCCGTATCTGTATCTGTCCACGCGGGAGCCGGAGCGCCTGGCGGCGGCACTGAACGCAGCGCGGGCGGCATAGGGGTCGTTTCGGCGAACTGCCTGCCGGGGTCGGCCATTTCGCGTGCTGCGGTGCGGCTTCGCGGGCTGCCGTGCGGGCTCAGTGCCCCAGTTCCTTGGGGGTGCCATTGCCCATGTCCAAGGGATCGGCGGGCTTCTCCAGGGGCGGCAACGCGGGCAGAGCATCCCAGGGGACCTGCGTCTTGCGGAGGTCCGTGCGGACGCGGTCCGCGAGTCTTCTGGTCTCGCGGCGGTTCATCACCGCCCCGACGGCGGCGCCCACCAGGAACGGCATCAGGTTCGGCAGATTCCTGATCGTCCGCTTCATGATCCGCTGGCGCAGCTCGCGCCTCATCTGGACCCCGAGAGCAGCGTTGACCGTCGACGGCTTGGCCACGTCGATGCCGCGCTCCTCCGACCACGAGTTCAGATACGTGGTCGTACGTTCCTTCAGATTGCCCGGCGGCCGCCGACCGTAGACCTCGTACAGCTCGGCGATCAGCTTCAGCTCGATGGCGGCCACGCCGGTGATCTCGGCGGCCAGCTCCGTGGGCATCGCCGGTGGTACGGGCATCATCGCCGCGGCGCCCACCCCCGCGCCCACCGTCGCCGTCGCCTTACACGCGCCCGCGACCAGCTTGTCCGCGAGCTGCTCGGGGCCCAGTCCGGGGAACTGCCGCTGGAGCGTGGCGAGGTCCCGTACGGGGATCCGCGGGGCGAGCTCGATGATCCGGTCCGTGAGGTACGCCAGACCCGCCCTGGCCCGGCTGCCGCCCCAGCGGACGCTTTCCCTCACCCCGTGCCCGACGGCGACCGCCCGCCGCTTGGCGACAGGCGCCTTCTTGTCCGCCACCTCAAGGGCACCGGAGGCGCCTGTCACATCCGCTGCTTCGAGCGAGGCCGGGAGGCCCCGCTCGTCGTCACGTGCACCGTCCGCAGACGGACCGGCCGCTCCCTGGTCGTGAGAACGGCGCTTCCAGGGCGGGGTCGAGCCATGCACGGCCGACCCTGCCTCAGTCGCAGTCGCGGCAGATCGGCTGGCCGTTCTTCTCGCGGGCCAGCTGGCTGCGGTGGTGGACCAGGAAGCAGCTCATGCAAGTGAACTCGTCCTGCTGCTTCGGCAGCACGCGCACGGCCAGCTCTTCGTTCGAGAGGTCCGCGCCGGGCAGTTCCAGGCCCTCTGCGGCCTCGAACTCATCCACGTCGACCGCCGAAGTCGACTTGTCGTTCCGACGGGCCTTCAGTTCTTCAAGGCTGTCGGAGTCGACGTCGTCGTCGGTCTTGCGTGGGGTGTCGTAATCCGTTGCCATGTCGCTCTCCCCCTCTGGGTGTCTGTGGTGTCTCAGCGCACGTAACGCGTGAGAGGCCGGACTTGTGCCCGACCTGAGGCGGAGATTTTGCCTCACATCAAGGTCTGTTACTCAATCGACACCCAACCGAACTCAGCAGTAGTGATCGGCTTGGATGGCGAACGGGACCGTACACGGTCCTCACGCCGCACTACAAAGGCGTCTCACCAGTACTTCCCGTCATGGAGACCATCGAAAACCCGGACTTTCCCGGCTTTCCGCCAGCCTTCTTGATCACGGAGAGTGGACGGAGAGTGGATGGCCAGAAATTCGCCAGTGTGATCGATCACACATGAATCTCCTGGGCCGAGGCCCCGAAAATTCCGCGCAAAGCGAACATCGTCGTGTGTCGGCGACATGTTCTCAGATGGGCAGGGTGACTCGCATCACCAGCCCGCCCCCTTCCCGCGGCTCAGCGCTGATGTGGCCGCCGTGCGCACGGGCCACGGACCTGGCGATCGACAGCCCGAGCCCGACGCCCTTGTCGCTGCCCGTGCGTTCCGTCCTGAGCCGCCGGAACGGCTCGAAGAGGTTGTCGATCTCGTACGCCGGCACCACGGGCCCCGTATTGGACACCACGAAGACCGCCTGGCCGTGCTGAGCCTCGGTCGTCACCTCGACCCACCCGTCCTTCGGCACGTTGTACCGAACGGCGTTCTGGACGAGGTTCAGCGCGATCCGCTCCAGGAGTACGCCATTGCCCTGGACGACCACGGGAGCCCGCTCCCCGCGGATCTCCACGCCGTTCGTGTCCGCCTCGGCGCGTACCTGGTCGATGGCCTGGGAGGCGACCTCGGCGAGATCGACGGCCTTGCGCTCGATGATCTGGTTGTCACTGCGGGCGAGCAGCAACAGCCCTTCGACGAGCTGCTCGCTGCGCTCATTGGTGGCGAGCAGCGTCTTGCCGAGCTGTTGCAGCTCCACGGGTGCCCCCGGATCGGAAAGGTGAACCTCCAGGAGCGTGCGGTTGATCGCCAGGGGCGTACGCAGCTCGTGCGAGGCGTTTCCGACGAAGCGCTGCTGGGCCGTGAACGCCCGCTGCAATCGCGCCAGCATGTCGTCGAAGGTGTCCGCCAGCTCCTTCAGCTCGTCGTCCGGACCGTCCAGCTCGATACGGCGCGAGAGGTCCGAGCCGGCCACCGCGCGTGCGGTGCGGGTGATGCGGCCGAGCGGCGCCAGGACGCGGCCTGCCATCGCGTAGCCGAAGGCGAAGGCGATCACGGCGAGACCTAGGAGGGCTAGGAGGGAGCGGCTGAGCAGGTTGTCCAGGGCGGTCCGGCGCTGGACGTCGATGCAGGTGGCGATCGCCGCGTTGAACTCGTCGAGCGTCTGTTTGGAGTTGACCGCGGGGCAGTTCTCGCTGGCCACCCTTATGTTCGTGCCGCCTGTGACGCCGGTGATCTTGAAGAGCGGATCACTGCCCGTGTTCAGCGCC carries:
- a CDS encoding potassium channel family protein; the encoded protein is MRVAIAGAGAVGRSIAGELLENGHEILLIDKAPTAISVERVPQAEWLLADACEITSLDEAALQRCNVVIAATGDDKVNLVVSLLAKTEYGVPRVVARVNNPKNEWLFNESWGVDVAVSTPRLMSALVEEAVSVGDLVRLLRFSHGDANLVELTLPPESALAGTRVGDVEWPEDTSLVTIIRGTRVLTPTREDSLEAGDELLFVAAQAREEQLEDLLSVRREDAVG
- a CDS encoding DUF3159 domain-containing protein, with amino-acid sequence MTSLDKPTEDDAHDSRAVTEAALFEAFGGLRGMIETVLPGLLFVTIYTVNKDLHSAAIAALGVSVLLVVVRLVMKDTVKHAFSGVFGVAFGVVFAMMTGNAKDFYLPGMLYTLGLGLAYIITTLAGVPLIGLILGPVFKENLSWRTRNPGRKKAYAKASYAWGAILLAKCAILFPLYWWADTTQLGWVLVALKIPPFLLAVWLTWVFLAKAPAPIDVFAEMEAEERAEKERQAAQRAGVEK
- a CDS encoding OB-fold nucleic acid binding domain-containing protein; this encodes MSAVPRSERPPGRFRRMLDRLSSSQEDLESEELREDTETAGCTRIGDAHDRQIVTVTGTLRTVTLRPRAGVPALEAELFDGSAALDVVWLGRRSIVGIEPGRKLIASGRISMSRGRRVLFNPKYELRPLGRE
- a CDS encoding response regulator, giving the protein MTRVLVVDDEPQITRALVINLKARKYEVDAAADGATALQLAAARHPDVIVLDLGLPDMDGVEVIKGLRGWTRVPILVLSARHSSDEKVEALDAGADDYVTKPFGMDELLARLRAAVRRAEPNGAGEDEVIVETEDFTVDLSAKKVNRAGRDVRLTPTEWHLLEVLVRNTGRLVSQKQLLQEVWGPSYGTETNYLRVYMAQLRRKLEGDPSHPRHFITEPGMGYRFER
- a CDS encoding ATP-binding protein, whose product is MRLLREDNGTMGRGRLRIYLGAAPGVGKTYRLQQEAEQARTLAEGNRIRTALLAAVSHDLRTPLAAIKAAVSSLRSDDVAWSEEDEAELLEGIEAGADRLDHLVGNLLDMSRLQTGTVTPLIREIDLDEVVPMALGGVPEDSVQLEIPETPPMVAVDPGLLERSVANIVENAVKYSPDGEPVLAAASTLGERVEVRVVDRGPGVPDEAKERIFGPFQRYGDAPRGAGVGLGLAVARGFAEAMGGTLDAEDTPGGGLTMVLTVRAGPSRSGRPAELAQPAEPERQAS
- a CDS encoding ABC transporter ATP-binding protein, which produces MSGSGVIATETMVRVENVHRSYGTGATAVHALRGVSFHVPRGELVALKGRSGSGKTTLLNLVGGLDEPDEGRITVDGLDLSGLGEEGLLRLRRDRIGFVFQSFGLIPILTAAENVGVPLRLRRAHPREREERVELLLALVGLADHAAQRPGELSGGQQQRVAIARALANQPSLLIADEPTGQLDAETGLAVMELLRAVVRSEQVTALVATHDAALLDLADRVLELSDGEIVEH
- a CDS encoding DUF3710 domain-containing protein; amino-acid sequence: MFGRRKKGSAAEDAASEAEQVDGVVEEVDTEADDAEQERVRLEPKPRPDGPWDSSEVRDPAEGRVDLGGLFVPGVDGMELRVEVAGDAIVAATVVLKDSAVQLQAFAAPKREGIWGEVREEIATGITQQGGVIDEVEGPLGWELRAQVPVQLPDGTGGFQVVRFVGVDGPRWFLRGVISGQGAVQPQAAGLLEQIFRDTVVVRGDGPMAPRDPIVLKLPEDAQMVAEGVQQEEQAGSRFSGGMGQLQRGPEITEVR
- the dut gene encoding dUTP diphosphatase, whose protein sequence is MTRPEPSSPVDVLIKRVDPDVPLPEYAHPGDAGADLRTTESCELAPGERAVLPTGVSIALPEGYAAFVHPRSGLAARCGVALVNAPGTVDAGYRGEIKVIVVNLDPRESVWFERFDRIAQLVVQQVEKVRFQEVADLPDSTRAAGGFGSTGGHAAVDGTTGGNRYASVVSDREGQ
- a CDS encoding PaaI family thioesterase, translating into MSGTSSTLRPPADAVAPVRHPDAPALGELLGAHYEHCFGCGGGQAHGLHLAARAGEGVKITAEFTVQTAHQGAPGLAHGGVLASALDETLGSLNWLLRTIAVTGRLETDFVRPVPVDTVLHLEAEVTAVAGRKIYSTATGRIGGPDGPVAVRADALFIEVKVDHFVDNGRQEEIQAAMNDPDQVRRARAFEVNP
- a CDS encoding DUF3093 domain-containing protein; translation: MQLSASPYEERLTAPRTWWLVCFLVGVSMALILLPFGVLPLLGGLAGGTAVAAVVASSYGSVRIRVVGDSLIAGDAKIPVSALGEAHVLDAEEARAWRTYKADPRAFLLLRAYIPTALRVEVTDPADPTPYLYLSTREPERLAAALNAARAA
- a CDS encoding DUF4193 domain-containing protein, with translation MATDYDTPRKTDDDVDSDSLEELKARRNDKSTSAVDVDEFEAAEGLELPGADLSNEELAVRVLPKQQDEFTCMSCFLVHHRSQLAREKNGQPICRDCD
- a CDS encoding sensor histidine kinase; amino-acid sequence: MATKNALPTAPPKPSWDPRRPEPPFPWLRPTIRIRLTLLYGGMFLIAGIMLLSIIYLLAAQALNTGSDPLFKITGVTGGTNIRVASENCPAVNSKQTLDEFNAAIATCIDVQRRTALDNLLSRSLLALLGLAVIAFAFGYAMAGRVLAPLGRITRTARAVAGSDLSRRIELDGPDDELKELADTFDDMLARLQRAFTAQQRFVGNASHELRTPLAINRTLLEVHLSDPGAPVELQQLGKTLLATNERSEQLVEGLLLLARSDNQIIERKAVDLAEVASQAIDQVRAEADTNGVEIRGERAPVVVQGNGVLLERIALNLVQNAVRYNVPKDGWVEVTTEAQHGQAVFVVSNTGPVVPAYEIDNLFEPFRRLRTERTGSDKGVGLGLSIARSVARAHGGHISAEPREGGGLVMRVTLPI